The segment TATTAGGTGTAGTGCAGGTCATAGAAGCCACCAATCCGGCAGCCCATGTGGAACCtatcatttcttttattctctGTCAATTAGGATATCTATTTTTTCCCTGGTAAAGACGAGTTCTTCTGTGAGAAGCATCTTCCCCAAAATCTTCCACTTAAACTGGTGTGAACCCTCCAAGCTTTTCTATCAATGTACTGAGCATATCCACTACCATAACATTTTATATCTTACAAAGACTCCTAATTGACAAGTCGAGATAAACAAACATTCCATGATTTCAAACTGATTAGCATGATTGACTCATCCACATATGCAGCAGGAGGTAATAACTGGTTGAACTGCAAACTTATGTGTGCAAAATATTACTAAACTCCACCACAAAAAGGAAGCATTTGTCCAAAGAGAACTAATCTAGAGGTAATTAAAGTGGAAGAAATGCATGTACACATACACCTCTTCTCTCATAAGTATCAAGTACACAATTCACTGAGTTCCTAAATTAGCACAGGGCTAGTTAAAACCATGAATAACAGTGCTAGTGATGTCAGAGAAAACAAACTGATGACCTTGACTAGTTAAAGCACCAAATTTACCTGTGATCTCTATAAGATGGAGATCGCCTAGATGAAGATCACCAAATTCAGAAGCTCGTTCATACGCTGCAGGTACACTAGTTGACAGTCTTGCCAATGCATCAAACATACCCCCATGACCCCAGTTTCCTGATGTATCAACACAGCTACCAAAATTGACAAGTAGTCAGAACATGCACATGAAACTTTGCCAAGCTTGAGTGGTTTTAAGAAATTATCAAATGCAGGTGTCCTCTGTTTatctcaaaattaataattttagtaCTCACAACATATCCAACCCAATAATGGAAAGCTTAACACGTCTGTGCAATTAAAACAGTGGCAAAAATACTTCTATAAAAGCTGTGATAAGCATCACAAGCTTGACCTGAAAAGATAAGTGTTTCATATACACCTGAATATGATGGTCGGCTCTGATGAAGACACTTTAGAAGGACGGGTACAGTCCCCGTAAACAAAGTGAACGGCTCCAGAATCAGAGGAGATATCAGTATCAGGAGCTGATACAGGATCTTTGACCGATAAGGAGTGGTATCCAAGAGTCTCCCATTTTGACATTTTCTCCTCCTCTaccttcttctttgcagcttcAGCTTTTAGATGTTTTTCTTCAGGCAAGCTTCGCCTGTTTCCTAACTCGAAAATTGGATTATGGTTTATCTGTGATGCTTCCTTGAATTTCTCAACCCACTCGAGATACGATGTTTCATCAAGAATTTGATCAAGCTTAACAGACTCTGGACCCCTTTTCGTAACCACATTAAACTCACTTAAGAAGTTAGCTGGCTTAACCTCAAACTTGTCATCTCTAGCTGAACGTTCTTTATTGCGAAACGCCATAATTGTTTCTGCCATTGCAGTCAATTCATTCCTATCAAATTTATCTGATTCTTCATTGGTTACTTCTGCGGGATCTAGCATATGCAAGCCAAGCATAACAGATCGCAAGTCACCAGCTTCAGCTCCTGCCATCTCTTTCCCTTCCTGATCCAAGACATCATCTCCTACAATGTTGTGACTAAGCTGTAATTTCCGTTGAGCTCTACGCATGATAACCTACACAATCAAAACCTTCCTTTAGGGTAACTAAATATCAACTTTGAAGTAGCTCTCAAATCTTCTCTTCACCTCCTCCACTGACTGCTCTGTGACTAAATTTATAGATAACACGTGGTTTGTTTGACCAATTCGGTGAGCACGTTGCAAGGCCTGCTTGTCTACCTGAGGATTCCAATCTTGCTCGTAAAATATGACCTACACCACCAACACTTGTCAAGGAGATGAAAGAAATGGATGTCCAACCAAAACAAGACAGGTCCATATGTTACTAACATCACTATGCAGTGGCCAAAAGGAAGAGGAATGACTATTTTGTGCCATTGAAATCGCACTTAAGACAAGAATTAAAGTATATTATtcaaatcacttgcaagaagtGCACCATTAAGCATTGCCAGGTCCAGAAAAATTATGACTTCCTAACACATGCTCCACCTATCATCCAGTAGGTATCAACTGGCATCACTGTGATGCATGTTGTCAACAAAATATGAGCTATCAGCACTTTTTTCCTTGATGGTATAACTCGTGAGCTAAACTTCTTGATGATAACGATTAGGAAAAGAGAAGCGCGTCAATATCCATAAATGAAGATAATATCCTTTAACAAATTTGAGTTCAAGCATTGAACCAGTTTGAACTTGAACTGTTAGATATTCTACCTGTGCATTACAATTTCGCTTTTGCGTATGATCCAAATGAATACTCCTTACTTGTACAATATATATTCGAAAAAAGTACTTGTACAATATAAGGATTAACCCGAGTATATAATCTTAAACCAATCTGATAATAAAAGTTCGGGCCAGAAATTGTCACTCACTGTATCAGCAGCCACAAGATTCAACCCAACTCCACCAGCTCTTGttgaaatcaagaaaacaaatgcTGCATTTTGTTCAGCTTCAAACTTTGATCTATTATGACTAAAGCTCCTGATTGCAGCAAAGCGCTCTTCCGCACGAATTGAACCATCAAGACGCTCATAAGAATACTTCCTCAATTCCAGATAATCCTGTACAAGATTAACAAAGCAGAAGACCGTTCAACTGCCGGTTGAACTGTTCAAACATTTCAAATGGAGTTTTTGTAAAACATACCAGATTACAAACATTTACCTGCAGTATATCAAGTGTTTGAGTCATCTGAGAGAAAAGAAGAACCCTGTGTCCACAAGCATGAAGTTTTTGAAGAAGATGATCCAATATTAGCAGCTTGCCGCTAGCCTGACAGCACTTAATGGTTAGAAAACCATACCCATGAAAACGACATACTTACCTGGGGTGaaatattagtaataaatataaaagaatgcAGGATAATCTTTTAACGCTAAATAACTAACAGCTGCATACTCTTAACTTAGTAACAGCCGGGTAGATTGCCATTACTTAAGGTGCATACCCAGTGTGAAATCTACAGCCACAAAATTACAAACAGTGACAATCAGCAGAAAGCAGATACAGTACCTGAACCAGGTGTTCTCCCTCTTCATATGGTTCCGGTTCTATACCAGCAAAAAGGTAAGGATGACTACATGCTTTTCGTAGTTGAATTACCTGAAAGTGAGTCTGCAGGTTAGTATTAGGGAAGACACAAGCTGGAGCTCTAACAAATAGATCTCCAAGTCCAAAGCATTTTTCTCACCCTTTAAAGGCTAAAACAGCTACTTAAGCATAATAATTATGACAAAATGAGTGGAGATGCTGAACCTCAGAAAGATACTTAATGAACTCTCATTGAATGCAGATTCAACTTAGAAAAGGATGTGAGTATTGAATAGCAATTCACTGAAAAGCACAAACAATTAATGTTAAAGGTATTCCAAATACCAATATGTAAGTTACCTCATTGACTATAGTCTATAAGGTATAATCAGTCACTTTATGTCATAGAGCCTGTTTGCTTTTGCTGATTGTAAATACCTGATAAGTTTCAAGTGTTGAGAAGTGTTCTTAATTATTGAAATTGATGCTAGAAACTAAGCAGCTAAAtgttggataaaagtgctgaaactaaTAATAAGCAGCTGCCGTGCTTGGTAAAAAGGTGTTGATAAGctgttcttttaattaaatGACTAAAGTATCCTTAAAATTTGTacaaagtattataaatttgaaaatatctttttaaagaaagggaaaaaccACAAATATAGAATGAACATGAAGTTAGGGGTTTTGTTTTGAGAAAGATGGttcaagaattaaaaaatatattaaggataaaatagtaaaagtcTTGGTCAATCAAAAAGTGCTTACAAGCTGAAAAGCCATAAGTCAGGATTGACCAactgattattttttaacttataagcACTTTAGATGTTTAGCCAATGCATAAATAAGCCAACATGTGTTTTATAAATAAGCTAACATGTGTTTTATAAACCAGTTTGACCAGCTTATAAGTTTAGCCAAACATCATGAAGCAGAAACCTACAACCGGATTACAAATATTAGTAGTCAGTTCATATTACATGACAATTTTAAGTCTAATTATCTGCTTCTTTCTCAGTCTGGTGTTTCAGCACTTTCAGATGCAGTACCAACTAAGATTCATTTAACTTACGAAGTATGTAAAACTAATCctaaaaactaaatattttacaCAAGTATAGCCCAATTATTTTACAAGTAACATGTCATCAACTTTAAAGTGTGAATAGttattataaacaaaaaatcGTCACATGTAACGGTTCCATATGTATTACTTATACTATACAATCACCGAGAGTCATAGCTTAATTCTTACCACCAGTTATCACTCAAACTCTATTATTTAACACCTACTAATAATCCTGGCCAGAATTTGGCATGTAGTCAACCTAAAAAAAGAAGCTCATAGCTACTCTAACTAATCAGGATGTAGTAAACTAGGGACCATTCATAATGCATTAAGAGTATTCATAACCTACAGAAGCTTTCTGTAGCCACTCATAATGCATTCAGAAACCTCTAGTTGTACATTCGAAATCAACCACACATGGAAGAAcaagttaaaatcatcaaacCCAAAATAAGAAATTCCTTGGCCAAAAGAATAGGTATATACAATATTCTGCAACGACCGGGTATTGGGTGCACCAGAAGCAAGTGCTAGCAGCTGAGATAGCTCCTTCCTTAGTATGGACATATATACCTTCTTTTGCAGGGCCACCAGTGGTGCCATCCTAGAATCAAAATTACTAACATATTAGCAACACTACACAAAAGCAAGTCCAAGGAAACCACGTGACATACTATCGACAGCCATCTAAAGATGACATATCCTCTACCAGCTCTAGTGGAACTTCTGCAATAATATGTCATTTGCCAAATCAGCGATCATGGAGAAAGATGAACTTACACAGTGATCTCAGTTAGAGGAGGCAGCACAAGAGTCCCCAACTCGATAAGCTGAGATTTAGTTCGTCGGAGCATAAACGCCCCTAttacatatttcaaaattttgaattgttcCTTAGCTTTGTCTGCATCAGGACCTACTCAGCGGAGCCATATTAGAGAAAACATAGGAGTGAGTCCATTGCTTTCAAGTAAATGTAAAAACATGTAACATGTGGCAATGTTATTTGGATTTAAAGATGCTCCTACATAATTCAACGCAATCTTGTGAAGTGGATTCAACCTTGTAAAGTGAATTCTGAAGTCCCACTTAAGATCTCAGAAAATATTCAGTAgcattttcatattaaaaaattactctGAACTTTCACAATATCTTTCTTAGTCCCTAGACTTGATTCATAGTTGAAAAACTCCCATTTATAAAAATTGAAGGGCCCAATGTCTGTCTCAATAACCCAACTTACAGTATGTTGCAAAAAGAGTTACAGGAGCAATGCTAATTTTAACTGAAAAAACATATAACTGGACAAACAAATTCCAGAAGAGCCGTGGTCTTTTTCCGAGGGGTgtggagaaagaagaagaacaataaaCAACTCTTTCTcagaaatatagaaatataaaaatgacTCATGACAGGTGTAAGTATTACATGATGGATCTCCAGCTTCCTTGAATGCAGAGAGGAACTGCTCCACTGTTCCAAAAACTGAAGGCATACAAAAGTGCAAAAGAGCCCAAAGCTCAGAAAGGTTGTTTTGTATGGGTGTGCCAGTCATCAGCAATTTCCTTGGCATAACAAAACGCTCTTTGAGCACATTATACAGGACCTGTAAAGATTTCAAACACTCAGCAAACAAAGATTTAATTGTTGAAAGTCAACTGCCCACTCCCCCCATGCCCAAACCAAAAgttaaattgaaatataaaaattgctCCAGAACTATAAGAAATAGATTAATGACAAAATCATGCGgaaatattaatacatatcTCAAGTTTGCATTttcaaatgatattttaatcTACAAAAGGAAATAGTTAATCAAGAAAAGATATCTGAGAATGTCCATGCAGTTCCAATGAAAGCTGGGAGGGtaacattatttttcaaagtaatgaTGATTTTGAAGACATTTCATCAGATTAACTCTCAAGAGGAGAAGAACTCCATTCAAGAACTTGGAAGTTCAGAAAAAGAATGATTATATCTCTATTCTCTTAAGGGGCAGAATATAATATGTATCCAAATCTGCTATAATGATTCATCCAAAACACAGATAATCCCTACCCATACGTTTTCTGTtataagaaaatcatatttatccAGATACATGGTAAGGTTGCAGGACACTATCACATCCCTATTAGAATGTTAGATACATCAGTGTTCATTTACGCACTTAATTAACAGTTTAACACAACTTTAAAGGATAACCGATGAGGTGCTGAAAATCTTAGACAAGTTAAGAAGGGATTTCTTATGGCAAGGAAGCAAGATTGAGAAAAGTTTCAACCTGGTAAAATGGAGGCAGTTCAGCAAAGCAAGAGTTTTGGAGGTCTGGGAGTGAGGAACTTAAAGCTTCATTATAAGAGACTACTTACCAAATGGCTATGGAGATTTACTCGAGAAAATCAATCCGTGTGGAGGGAGATTATCCTTCATAAGTATGGCCCGGAGGGGCAATGGTGCACTAATAAAGTGACTAATACATATGGGGTTGGGGTTTGGAAATCTATCAGGAATCTATGAACGACTCTCAAGCTAAACACCAAAGATAGAGTTGGTAGGGGAGACGAGATACTTTTTTGGAAAGAGGACTGGAGTGATCATGGCACACTTCAATCCCTTTTTCCTAGACTATTCTCAATAAGCTTGAATACTAGATGCAGTATACAAGAAATGTGGTCCCCTC is part of the Solanum lycopersicum chromosome 1, SLM_r2.1 genome and harbors:
- the LOC101263936 gene encoding probable helicase CHR10 isoform X2, with the protein product MMKSQNSKDFIEMGLGKTLQAISLLSYLKVYLKTPGPFLVLCPLSVTDGWMSEMANFAPKLRVLSYTGDKEHRCNLRRKIYESMNREASVAKSLPFDVLLTTYDIVLLDEDFLSQVPWCYAIIDEAQRLKNPSSVLYNVLKERFVMPRKLLMTGTPIQNNLSELWALLHFCMPSVFGTVEQFLSAFKEAGDPSCPDADKAKEQFKILKYVIGAFMLRRTKSQLIELGTLVLPPLTEITVMAPLVALQKKVYMSILRKELSQLLALASGAPNTRSLQNIVIQLRKACSHPYLFAGIEPEPYEEGEHLVQASGKLLILDHLLQKLHACGHRVLLFSQMTQTLDILQDYLELRKYSYERLDGSIRAEERFAAIRSFSHNRSKFEAEQNAAFVFLISTRAGGVGLNLVAADTVIMRRAQRKLQLSHNIVGDDVLDQEGKEMAGAEAGDLRSVMLGLHMLDPAEVTNEESDKFDRNELTAMAETIMAFRNKERSARDDKFEVKPANFLSEFNVVTKRGPESVKLDQILDETSYLEWVEKFKEASQINHNPIFELGNRRSLPEEKHLKAEAAKKKVEEEKMSKWETLGYHSLSVKDPVSAPDTDISSDSGAVHFVYGDCTRPSKVSSSEPTIIFSCVDTSGNWGHGGMFDALARLSTSVPAAYERASEFGDLHLGDLHLIEITEDLAKGSGSPHASQWVALAVVQSYNPRRKVPRGSISIPDLERCLSKASYSAAQKSASIHMPRIGYQDGSDRSEWYTIERLLRKYAALHGINIFVYYFRRASQS
- the LOC101263936 gene encoding probable helicase CHR10 isoform X1; its protein translation is MMKSQNSKDFIEMGLGKTLQAISLLSYLKVYLKTPGPFLVLCPLSVTDGWMSEMANFAPKLRVLSYTGDKEHRCNLRRKIYESMNREASVAKSLPFDVLLTTYDIVLLDEDFLSQVPWCYAIIDEAQRLKNPSSVLYNVLKERFVMPRKLLMTGTPIQNNLSELWALLHFCMPSVFGTVEQFLSAFKEAGDPSCPDADKAKEQFKILKYVIGAFMLRRTKSQLIELGTLVLPPLTEITVMAPLVALQKKVYMSILRKELSQLLALASGAPNTRSLQNIVIQLRKACSHPYLFAGIEPEPYEEGEHLVQASGKLLILDHLLQKLHACGHRVLLFSQMTQTLDILQDYLELRKYSYERLDGSIRAEERFAAIRSFSHNRSKFEAEQNAAFVFLISTRAGGVGLNLVAADTVIFYEQDWNPQVDKQALQRAHRIGQTNHVLSINLVTEQSVEEVIMRRAQRKLQLSHNIVGDDVLDQEGKEMAGAEAGDLRSVMLGLHMLDPAEVTNEESDKFDRNELTAMAETIMAFRNKERSARDDKFEVKPANFLSEFNVVTKRGPESVKLDQILDETSYLEWVEKFKEASQINHNPIFELGNRRSLPEEKHLKAEAAKKKVEEEKMSKWETLGYHSLSVKDPVSAPDTDISSDSGAVHFVYGDCTRPSKVSSSEPTIIFSCVDTSGNWGHGGMFDALARLSTSVPAAYERASEFGDLHLGDLHLIEITEDLAKGSGSPHASQWVALAVVQSYNPRRKVPRGSISIPDLERCLSKASYSAAQKSASIHMPRIGYQDGSDRSEWYTIERLLRKYAALHGINIFVYYFRRASQS
- the LOC101263936 gene encoding probable helicase CHR10 isoform X3; this translates as MNFEQRLIAAAKFVYAGDSVADDPPVNSVDFGVEAALKPHQVEGVSWLVRRYLLGVNVILGDEMGLGKTLQAISLLSYLKVYLKTPGPFLVLCPLSVTDGWMSEMANFAPKLRVLSYTGDKEHRCNLRRKIYESMNREASVAKSLPFDVLLTTYDIVLLDEDFLSQVPWCYAIIDEAQRLKNPSSVLYNVLKERFVMPRKLLMTGTPIQNNLSELWALLHFCMPSVFGTVEQFLSAFKEAGDPSCPDADKAKEQFKILKYVIGAFMLRRTKSQLIELGTLVLPPLTEITVMAPLVALQKKVYMSILRKELSQLLALASGAPNTRSLQNIVIQLRKACSHPYLFAGIEPEPYEEGEHLVQASGKLLILDHLLQKLHACGHRVLLFSQMTQTLDILQDYLELRKYSYERLDGSIRAEERFAAIRSFSHNRSKFEAEQNAAFVFLISTRAGGVGLNLVAADTVIFYEQDWNPQVDKQALQRAHRIGQTNHVLSINLVTEQSVEEVIMRRAQRKLQLSHNIVGDDVLDQEGKEMAGAEAGDLRSVMLGLHMLDPAEVTNEESDKFDRNELTAMAETIMAFRNKERSARDDKFEVKPANFLSEFNVVTKRGPESVKLDQILDETSYLEWVEKFKEASQINHNPIFELGNRRSLPEEKHLKAEAAKKKVEEEKMSKWETLGYHSLSVKDPVSAPDTDISSDSGAVHFVYGDCTRPSKVSSSEPTIIFSCVDTSGNWGHGGMFDALARLSTSVPAAYERASEFGDLHLGDLHLIEITEDLAKGSGSPHASQWVALAVVQSYNPRRKVPRGSISIPDLERCLSKASYSAAQKSASIHMPRIGYQDGSDRSEWYTIERLLRKYAALHGINIFV